CGCTTGCGTCGTTCATCGCGCCGGGGCTGAACGCGCTCGCCCTCGGGCGGGAGGTGGGCCATGCGCTCGGAGCGCGGCCGCTGCTGACATGGTCGCTCGCCTGCCTCTGCGTGATGCTGCTGGCGGGCGGGGCGACGGCGGCGGTCGGCCCCATCGGTTTCGTCGGGCTGGTCGCGCCGCATCTGGCGCGGCTGATGGCCGGGGCGGATATGCGCTGGATCCTGCCCTTTTCAGCCGGGATCGCGGCGCTGCTGCTGCTGCTGGCCGATATCCTTGGCCGGATCGTCGCCAGCCCGGCCGAGGTGGCCGCCGGGATCATCGCCACGATCATCGGCGGGCCGTTCTTCATTCTGGGCGTGCGGCGGTTTCGGATGGTGCGGCTGTGATCGCGCACAAGGTTCTGAGGCTCGGCTCGCTGTCGCTGGCGCTGCACCCCCGGACGATCCGGGTCTGCGCGGCGCTGCTGATCCTGATGGCGGCGCTGTCGCTGGCGCTCTTGGTGACGGGGACGCTGCGGATCGGGCCGGGCGATCTGCTGGCCGCGCTCGGCGCGCCCTCGGGGGACGATCTGACGGCGCGGGTGGTCTGGCGGCTGCGGCTGCCGCGCGTGCTGACGGCGATCCTCGTGGGATACGGGCTTGGCATGGCGGGGGCCGCGTTTCAGACGGTCTCGCGCAATCCGCTGGGCTCGCCCGATGTGATCGGCTTCACCACCGGGGCGGCGACGGGGGCCATCGTGCAGATCGTTCTGGTCGATTCCGATCCGCTGCGCATTGCCGCCCTGTCGCTCATCTCGGGGCTGATGACGGCGCTGGCGGTCCTGCTGCTGGCGCGGACCTCCGGGCGGTCCGAGGGGTATCGCCTCGTGCTGGTGGGGATCGGCGTCGGGGCCACGCTGTCGGGGGTGAACACCGTCTTTCTGGTGATGGGCGATCTCGATCAGTCGATCGCGGCGCAGCTGTGGCTGGCGGGATCGCTCAACACGCGGACATGGGCGCATGTGGTGCCGGCGGCCCTCGGTCTTCTGGTGCTGAGCCCGATCCTCTTGGGCCTGTCGCGCCGACTGGCGCTGTTCGGAATGGGCGATGACGGGGCCGCCGCCCTTGGTGTCGGGGTGGAGCGGGTGCGCACCATCGCGGTGCTGGCCGCCGTCGGGATGACCGCGATCGCGACCGCCGCCGCCGGGCCGATCAGCTTCGTCGCGCTGGCCGCGCCGCAACTCGCGCGCCGCCTTTGCGGGACGGCGCATATCCCCTTCCTTCCGGCGGGCCTGATGGGGGCGGCGCTTTTGCTGGCGGCCGATCTGACCAGCCAGCGGATGCCCACGGACCTGACCCTGCCGATCGGCCAGATGACCGGCCTTCTGGGCGGGGCCTACCTGCTCTGGGTCCTCACCCTCAGATCCCGATAGGAGCGCGCATGCCCAAGGCCCCCCTTCACATCGGCATGACGCTGGCCCCCACATGGCTGAGCGGGGAGGCATGGCGCCGCCCCGACAGCGCTGTGGAGGGGCTTCTGGGTTTCGACTATTACATCGACATCGCCCGCCGGGCCGAAGCCGCCAAGCTCGATTTCGTGTTCCGCCCCGATGTGATGGCGGTGAATATGGGCCTGCTGGGGCGCGGCGGGGGCATGGGGGGGCTGGACCCGACGCTGCTGCTATCGGCCATCGCCCATGCGACGGACCGGATCGGCCTTCTGACCACCATCTCCACGACCTTCTATCCGCCCTATGTGCTGGCGCGGATGCTCATGTCGCTGCACTGGCTGTCGAAGGGCCGGGCGGGGTGGAACATCGTGACCGCGCTGGACGGGCAGCGGAACTTCTCCCTGCGCGACATGCCCGGCCCCGAAGAACGCTATGCCCGCGCCGCCGAGGTGACCGAGATCGTCACCCGCCTCTGGGATAGTTTCCCCCGCGACGCATGGGCCCCGGACCGGGACAGCGGGCGCTTCGTCGATGCCGAGATGGTGCGACCGATCGCCTTCGAGGGGCAGTTCCACAGCGTCGAAGGCCCCCTGTCCGTGCCCAGCTTCGGCACCGGGCTGAACCGCATTCCGCTGGTGCAGGCCGGCGCGTCGGAAACCGGGCGCGATTTCGCCGCGCGCGTTGCGGACGCGACCTTCGCCTCCACCCCCGACATGGAGGCGGCGATCGATTTGCGCCGCGATCTGCGCCGCCGCGCGCTGGCCCATGGACGCCCCGCCGATGCCGTGCGCCTCATGCCGGGCCTCAGCCTCTATCTGGCCCCGACCGAGGCCGAGGCCCGCGATCTGCACCGCGCCACCCACGCCGCCGCGGATACCGGGCGCAAGCTGGCCAACATACGGGAGATGACGGGCCTCGATTTGACGGATTGGCCGCAGGATCGCCCGATCCGTGCGGCGGATCTGCCGCCGACGCCCCAGCGGCTCCGCTCCCGCACGCATGCCGCCCTTCTGCGCCGCGCCATCCTGCGCGACGAACCCACCCTTGCCGCCCTCTTGGAGATGCCCGAGGTCGCCGGATCGGCCCATTGGCAGGTGATCGGCACGGTGGGCCATGCGGTCGATGCCATCCGCACATGGCAGGATGCGGGGGCGATGGACGGCTTCATCCTGTTCCCCGGCGGATCGACCGGCTGCATGCATCTTTGCCTCGATGGCCTCTGCCCGGCGCTTGCGGAGGCGGGGCTGCTGCGCCGCGAATACGCCCATGCGACCTTTGCCGGCCATCTGGCAGGCCCCGCCCCCTGATCCGCTTTTTCGCTTGCCTTGCCTTGGCCGGGGACCTATTTCCAGCAGCGGGACACCCTTCCCCAACGAAGGGCACATATCTGCAAGGATACCAGCAATGGCCTTTGAAGCTCCGGCAGCGCGCCCGGCCAATCCGCGCTTTTCGTCCGGCCCCTGTGCCAAGATCCCCGGTTTCACTCTCGACATGCTGTCCGACGCGCCGCTCGGCCGCTCGCACCGCGCGGCGGTGGGCAAGAACAAGCTGGCCGAGGCGATCGACCTGACCCGCGAGATCCTCGGCGTTCCGGACGATTACCGCATCGGCATCGTTCCCGCCTCCGACACCGGCGCGGTGGAGATGGCGCTCTGGTCCCTTCTGGGCGATCGCCCGGTGGAGATGCTGGCATGGGAATCCTTCGGCGAAGGCTGGGTCACGGATGTCGTCAAGCAGCTGAAGATCCATGCCGAGGTCAAGAAAGCCCCCTATGGCGAGATCGTGGACCTCGAAACCGTCGATTTCGACAAGGATGTCGTCTTCACATGGAACGGCACCACCTCGGGCGTGCGCGTTCCGAACGGCGATGCGATTCCGGCGAACCGTCAGGGCCTGACCATCTGCGATGCGACCTCCGCCGCCTTCGCGATGGAGCTTCCGTGGGACAAGCTCGATGTCGTCACCTTCTCGTGGCAGAAGGTGCTGGGCGGCGAAGGTGGGCATGGCGTCCTGATCCTCGGCCCCCGCGCGGTGGAGCGGCTGGAGCATTATACCCCTGCATGGCCGCTGCCGAAGATCTTCCGCATGACGAAGGGCGGCAAGCTGATCGAAGGCATCTTCAAGGGTGAAACGATCAACACGCCCTCCATGCTCTGCGTCGAGGATTACCTCGTCAGCCTGAAATGGGCCAAATCGCTGGGCGGCCTTCCGGCGCTGATCGCCCGGTCCGAGGCGAATGCCAAGGCGGTCGCCGATTTCGCCGCCACGCGCGATTGGATCGCGAACCTTGCGGTCGATCCCGCCACGGCCTCCTGCACCTCGGTCTGCCTGAAGTTCACGGATGCGCGGATCAAGGACGATGCGGGCTTTGCCAAGGCGGTCGCCAAACGGCTGGAGAAAGAGGGCGTCGCCCTCGATGTCGGCGCGTATCGCGATGCCCCGGCCGGCCTGCGCATCTGGTGCGGCGCCACGGTGGAGACATCCGATGTCGCGGCGCTGATGCCGTGGATCGAATACGCCTTCGAGACCGAGATCGAGGCGCAGTAAGCGCCTCCCCTCCCCCCATTCCCTCATTCTACAGACAGGAGCCTGCCATGGCGCCCCGCGTTCTCGTCTCCGACGCCCTTTCGGAAACCGCCGTCCAGATCTTCCGCGACCGCGGGATCGAGGTCGATTACATGCCCAAGCTCGGCAAGGACAAGGAAGAGCTGGCCCGGATCATCGGCCAGTATGACGGCCTTGCCATCCGCTCGGCCACCAAGGTCACGGCCAAGCTGCTCGAATCGGCCACCAACCTGAAGGTGGTGGGCCGCGCCGGGATCGGCGTAGACAATGTGGACATCCCCGCCGCCTCCAAGAAGGGCGTGATCGTGATGAACACGCCGTTCGGCAACTCCATCACCACGGCCGAACATGCCATCGCGATGATGTTCGCCGTCGCCCGCCAACTGCCCGAGGCGTCGGTCTCTACCCATTCGGGCAAGTGGGAGAAATCCCGCTTCATGGGGGTCGAGCTGTTCAACAAGACGCTGGGCGTGATCGGCGCGGGCAATATCGGCGGCATCGTCTGCGACCGCGCCCTTGGCCTGCACATGAAGGTCGTGGCCTACGATCCCTTCCTGAGCGAGGAGCGCGCCGCCAAGATGGGCGTGCAGAAGGTGGAACTGGACGAGCTGCTGGCCCGCGCCGATTTCATCACCTTGCATGTGCCGCTGACCGACAAGACGCGCAGCATCCTGAACGCCGAAACGATCGCCAAGGCCAAGCCGGGCGTGCGCATCATCAACTGTGCCCGCGGCGGCCTCGTGGACGAAGCGGCGCTGGCCGAGGCGCTGACCTCCGGCCATGTCGCCGGCGCGGCCTTCGACGTGTTCGAAACCGAACCTGCGACGGACAGCCCGCTCTTCAATCTGCCGAACGTCGTGGTCACGCCGCACCTTGGCGCCTCCACCACCGAGGCGCAGGAGAACGTGGCCCTGCAGGTCGCCGAGCAGATGGCCGACTATCTGCTGACGGGCGCCGTGCAGAACGCGCTCAACATGCCCTCCGTCACGGCGGAAGAGGCGGCGGTCATGGGCCCGTGGGTGCGCCTTGCCAGCCATATCGGCACCTTCATCGGCCAGATGACGGACGAGCCGATCACGGCGATCAACGTCCTCTATGACGGCAGCGTGTCGGGTATGAACCTTGCCGCGCTGAACTGCGCCGCCATCGCCGGGATCATGAAGGTCGCGAACCCGGACGTGAACATGGTGTCCGCCCCGGTCATCGCCAAGGAACGCGGGATCCAGATCTCCACCACCCGTCAGGAGAAATCAGGCGCCTTCGACGGCTACGTCAAGGTGTCGGTCGTGACGGAGAACCGCGAGCGGTCGATCGCGGGCACCGTCTTCTCGGATGGCAAACCGCGCTTCATCCAGATCAAGGGCATCAATGTCGATGCCGAGATCGGCGCCAACATGCTCTACACCACCAACGAGGATGTGCCGGGCATCATCGGCCTTCTGGGCACGACGCTGGGCCAGCATGGCGCGAACATCGCCAACTTCACGCTGGGCCGCGCCGATGCGGGCGGTCAGGCCATCGCGATCATCTACCTCGACGAGCCGCTGGAACCGGCCGCGATCGAGGCGCTGCGCGCGACGGGCAAGTTCCAGCAGGTCCGCCCGCTGGCCTTCGACGTGGCTTGACACCACAGGCGCACGCGCTCCTATCGGACCCGGGGGATCCTGCATCCCCCGGATTTCTTCATGGGGCGACATGCACATCTATGCCATCGGCGACATTCACGGCCAGATCGACCTGCTGCACGGCGCACATGCGCTGATCGCACGCGACGCGGCGGAACACGGAACGGCGCCGGTGGTGCATATCGGCGATCTGGTGGATCGTGGCCCGGATTCGGCCGGCGTGATCGAGCATCTGCGCCAAGGCATCGCGCGGGGGGAGCCGTGGGTCGTCCTGAAGGGCAATCACGACCGGCTGTTCTCGCGCTTTTTGGAGGATCCGGGCTGGCACGATCCGGGGCTGCGGCCGGATTATGGCTATCTGCATCCCAAGATCGGCGGCGCGGCCACATTGGCCAGCTATGGCGTGCGCAGCCCGGCCGACCGGCCGATCCGCGACGTGCATGCCGATGCGGTGGCCGCCGTACCGCAGGCGCATCGCGATTTTCTGGAAAGCTGCCCCGTCAGCTTCCGCCGCCCCGGCCTTTACTTCTGCCATGCCGGCATCCGCCCCACCGCCCCCCTTTCGGCGCAGAGCGAGCAGGATCTGTGCTGGATCCGCAAAGGGTTCCTCGACGTGGCCGAACCGTTCGAGGCGCTGATCGTGCACGGCCATACCGCGATCGACCATGCCACCCATTACGACAACCGCGTGAACATCGACAGCAGCGCCGCCTATGGCGGGCCTTTGTCGGCAGTGGTGATCGAAGGCACGGAGGCCTTCCTTCTGACCGAAAGCGGGCGCAAGCCAATTCCCGCCGAGGCCCCCGGCACCCATTGACCTTCGCGCTCCGGAGGAGGAGGTTCTGCGCCACCTTCGACGGAGCCGGACATGCGCAGCCTTATCATCCATCTTCTGTTCATCGCGATCGTCACCGGGATCGGCATGTTCATGGGGACGCACTGGCCCCCGGGCGAGTGGTATGCGGGGCTGCAAAAGCCCTTCTTCACCCCGCCCGATGCGTGGTTCCCGGTGGTGTGGACGGCGCTCTACATCATCATCGGCTTCGTCGGCGCGCGAATTCTCGTGACCGGCGGTCCGGGGGTGCTGTGGCTGCTGCAGATGGTGCTGAACTTCGCTTGGACGCCGGTCTTCTTCGGCGCGCATAACATGCCCGTCGGGCTGGGCCTTCTGGCCGCGCTTTGGATCACGATCATCGCGTTCATCGGCCGGGCTTGGGCCTCGGACAAGATCGCCTCGCTGCTGTTCGTGCCCTATGCGCTGTGGATCACGGTCGCCCTTGGCCTGAACGGCGCGCTGATCCTTCTGAACTGACGAAAAAGGCCCCGCCGAAGCGGGGCCTTCTGCCGATCCGAATACCGGATCAGAGCTTGGTGAACTCGGGGTAAGCCTCGAGGCCCAGTTCCGCCTTGTCGAAGCCCAGCGTCTCTTCTTCGGCCGAGGCACGCAGCCCCATGACCGCCTTCAGGATCAGCCAGACCACGGCCGAGACGACGAAGACGAAGATGCCGACCACGATGATCCCCATCAGCTGCGCGCCCAGCGTCGCATCGGGGTTGGACAGCACAACCGCCAGCGTGCCCCAGATGCCGCAAACGAGGTGAACCGGGATCGCGCCGACCACGTCGTCGATCTTCAGCTTGTCGAGCAGCGGCACCGTCAGCACCACCAGAACGCCGCCCACGGCACCGATCAGCAGCGCGCCACCGATCGTCGGGGTCAGCGGTTCGGCCGTGATGGACACCAGACCCGCCAGCGCACCGTTCAGCACCATCGTCAGGTCGGCCTTCTTGTAGACCAGCTGCGTCAGGATCAGCGCGGCGATCGAACCACCCGCCGCAGCGGAGTTCGTGTTGACGAAGACGCGGCTGATGTCGGCGACATCGGCGATCGTGCCCATCGCCAGCTGCGATGCACCGTTGAACCCGAACCAGCCGAGCCACAGGATGAACGTGCCCAGCGTCGCCAGCGTCAGGTTCGAACCCGGGAACGCGACCACGCGGCCGTCACGATACTTGCCCAGACGCGGACCAAGGATCAGCGCGCCGGCAAGAGCGGCCCAGCCACCGACCGAGTGCACGACCGTGGAACCCGCGAAATCGAGGAAGCCCGCCGCATCGAGGAAGCCGCCGCCCCATTTCCAAGACGCTTGGATCGGGTAGATCAGCGCCGTCAGGACCACCGTGAAGGCAAGGAACGGCCACAGGCGGATCCGCTCGGCCAGCGTGCCCGACACGATGGAGGCCGTGGTCGCGCAGAACATGACCTGGAAGAAGAAGTCCGAGCCGGTGGAGGCATAGGAATAGTCGTCCACGGCATCCGCCGTCACGCCCACGGCTTCGAGCACGGCCACGCTGAACGCGCCGAGATAGCCGCCCGTCTCATCCGAGCCGATCGTCCAGCTGCCCAGCGGATACATCAGGTTGTAGCCGATGAGGTAGTACATCGTGCAGGCGATCGAGAAGAGCGCCACGTTCTTCAGGCACTGCATCGCCACGTTCTTGGACCGGACGAGCCCGGCCTCCAGCATGGCGAAGCCCGCCGCCATCCAGAACACCAGAAAGCCGCCGATCAGGAACAGCAAGGTGTTCAGGATGAAGGCCACGTCGGTCGGCACCTCGGCCGGGGGCGCATCGGCCACGACGGCGGCATCCTGCGCCAGCGCCGGCAGGGCAGCGACCGCCGCCAGCGCCGCGAGGCCCGCGATTTTGGTGAAGTGTTTCATCGTCCCTCTTTTCCCTCAGCTGCGCAGGTCACAGCGCGTCGTCGTTGATTTCGCCGGTCCGCACGCGCACGGCGTGGCCGACATCCAGCACGAAGATCTTGCCGTCGCCGATCTTGTCGGTCCGTGCGGTGCTGCGGATGGTTTCCACCACCGGTTCGGCGAGCGCGTCGGGAACGACGATCTCCAACCGGACCTTCGGCACGAAATTGACCGCATATTCGGCCCCGCGATAGATCTCGGTATGGCCCGACTGCGACCCGAATCCCTTGATCTCCGTCACCATCATTCCGCGCACGCCGATGGTGGTCAGTGCCTCGCGGACCTCCTCCAGCTTGAACGGCTTGATGGCTGCAATGATAAGTTTCACCGTGCATCCCCTCGTTGCTGATGACCTGACAGGCCATTGCGGGCAGAAGGCGGTTTTTTCAGGCTACCGGCAATCTTTCGCCGAAGGATCAAGCAGCACCTGCGCGATTCCTGCGGAATCCTGATGCAATGTTGGGCGGAATGCTTATCCGGCAGGCAGATCGGCAACGCATGTCACGCAGGCTTGCCCTAAACATCGGACGCGAACTCCGCTATGTTCTCCGCCAACAGGCCGGAAACGGGCCGGGCAGAAAAAGGGCATTGGGGCATGAGCGGTTCTGGGAAACGTCCTCTGGTGGCAGAGCGGCGCTATGCGCAGGCATCGGGCGGCAGACGGGGCGGCGGCGCCGGCTCGGGTGGGGGCGGTCCGCGCAAACCCTCCCCCCCGCGCAAACCGCGCAGCCCCAAGCGGCGGCGGAACCCGATCGTCGCGCTCTTTGCCGGCCTCTTCGGACTGATCGGACGCGTCATCTGGGGCGTGACGTGGCGCGGGGCGCTGGCGGTGGCGCTGATCCTCGGGGCCGCGACGCTCTATTTCGCCTCCACCCTGCCGGATGTGTCGAAACTGCTCGATGCGCGGGTGAAGGGCTCGGTCACGATGCAGGACGTGAACGGCGACACCTTCGCATGGCGCGGAGAGACCTATGGCGGCACCCTGCGCGCCGCCGACGCCTCCGAGAACCTGCGCAATGCCGTGGTCGCCACCGAAGACCGCCGCTTCTACCGCCATTTCGGCGTCAGCCCGCGGGGCATCGCCTCGGCCATCGCGATCAACGTGCGCGCCGGGCGCGGCCCGTTCGAGGGCAATGGCGGCTCCACCATCACGCAGCAGGTGGCCAAGCTGCTCTGCCTCGGGGTGGAATACGATTCCTCCGTCTGGAAATCCGAAGCCGATTACGAATCCGACTGCCGCACCACGACCCTGTGGCGCAAGATCAAGGAAGTGCCCTACGCCCTCGCGCTGGAGGCCAAGTATTCCAAGTCGGACATCCTGACGATCTACTTCAACCGCGTCTATCTGGGCGCCGGGGCCCGCGGCTTCGAGGCCGCATCGCAACGCTATTTCGGCAAATCCGCCGCCGATGTCTCCCCCGCCGAAGCGGCGATGCTGGCGGGCCTGCTGCGCGCGCCCTCCTACTATGCGCCCACCAACAACCTGCAACGCGCGATCGACCGCGCCAACGTCATCGTCGGCCTGATGGAGGAGCAGCATTACCTGACCCATGCGCAGGCCGAAGACGCGATCGCCCATCCCGCCGCCCTGTCCCCCGCGGCCAGCAGCCGTTCGGGCGGCGCCTTCGCCGATTGGGTGATGGAATCCGGCCCCGATTTCCTGACCCGCGACACGACCGAGGATGTGGTGATCCGTACCACGCTGGATCAGCGGATTCAGGCCGCGACCGAGGCCGCCGTGACCAAGGTCTTCAAGGAGAAGGTCAGCAGCGGATCGAAGGCGCAGACGGCGGTGATCGTGATGTCCGCCGACGGCGCGGTGCGCGGCATGGTCGGCGGCCGCACGGTGGAGCCGCAGGGCTCGTTCAACCGGGCGACGCAGGCCCTGCGCCAGACGGGATCGGCCTTCAAGCCCTTCGTCTATGCCGCCGCGATGGACGAAGGCTTCAGCCCCGCCGATTTCGTCGAGGATACCCCCCTGACACTGAACATCCCCGGATCGGGGCCGTGGACCCCCTCGAACTACGAGCGGAACTTCCAAGGCATCGTGACGCTGACGCAGGCGCTGGCCAATTCGCTGAACATTCCCGCCGTCCGCGTCTCCGAGGCGATGGGCCGCGAGAACGTCATCCGCGTGGCGCAGGGCTTCGGCATCCATTCGAACCTCGTGAACAGCCCCTCGCTCGCGCTCGGCGTGTCCGAGGCGACGCTGCTGGAGATGACGGGCGCCTATGCCGGCATCCTCAACGGCGGGCAATCCGTGCATCCCTACGGCGTGCTGGACCTGCGGCTTCAGGGCGATGACCGCCCGCTGATGTCGGGGGCGCAGGGCGGCATGGGCGAACGGGTGATCTCCGACCGGGCGGCGCAGCTTCTGACCTACATGATGACGCAGGTGGTCGAGAACGGGACCGGCCGACGCGCCCGCCTTTCGGGCCACGAGGCGGCGGGCAAGACCGGCACCACCTCGGCGGCGCGGGATGCGTGGTTCATCGGCTTCACCGCCGATTACGTCACCGGCGTGTGGATGGGCTATGACGACAACACCCCGCTGACGGGCGTGACGGGCGGCGGCCTTCCGGCCGAGATCTGGCACGAGGTGATGACCCGCGTCGAGGATGGCCTGCCCTCCACCCCGCTGCGCAAGATCATCCCCGAACCGCGCGTTCCCCCCAGCCAGCCGACGAACCGTCCCGTCACCGACGAGAACGGCAACCCGCTGCCGGAATCGCAGGATCCGCAGCTGGCCCGCCCGCAGGACGATTCCCCCAACATGGCCGAGCGCATCCTGAACGACGTGCGCCGCGCCTTCGGCGGCTAGGTTCCGCCCGGGCGCGCCTTGACAACGGAACGCCTTTCCCGCCTGCTCCGTTTCCTGTGGGATATGGTGGCGGGAAAGGCCTATGATGCTGAGAACGCGGATCATCCTGCGGACCAACAAGTTCGACGAACGGGTCGCCGAGGCGGCCCGCACCTTCGGCGCCCTGCCCGGATACGCGTTCGGCATCGTCGTGGACGAAACGCAGGGGCCGGTCGATATTCCCGCCCCCTATCAGAAGGCTGCCTTCGATGCCGGGTTCATCCGCCGCAACCGGCTGTCCCACCCGCCCATGGTGGGCTGGCGCTGCGGCGACTATTTCTACTACGCCGCGCTGAAGGCTTGGGACGATTGGGACCAGTTGTGGATGCTGGAGCCGGATGTCGCCGTCCATGACGCCGATCCGAGCGCGCCGCTGCGCTATCTCGATGAGGCGGCGGCGGATGTCGATTTCCTCTGCAGCGCCTTTCGCAAGACGACCCCGGCATGGCACTGGCATGCCAGCATGGAACCCTACGTCCCCGAGGTCTATGGCTGCTTTTTCCCCGTCACGCGCATCAACCGCCGGGCCGCCGATCATCTGATGAAGGCGCGCATCGCGCTGTCGCGCCGCCTGCCCGCCAAGGCGATGGTGCCCAACGACGAGGCGGCGGCGGCCTCGCTCCTGAAGGCCGGGGGATTCCGCTGCGCCAATCTGGGCGAGTTCGGGCGCAGTTTCACGGATAAGGAGACGTTCTCCTCCAGCGGGTTCATCACGCCGCGGATGCTGGCGCAGCGGCCGTATGACGGGCGGTTCTATCATGCGATCTGCGACGGCAATCACCTTGCGACCCGCCTGACCAAGGCCTTCGACAAGGCCCGGACGGATGCGGATGTCCGGCGCCTTCACGCCATCGCCCTGACCGGCGATGACAGCGCCTCCCCCCGCCTGACCGAGATCACGGCCCGCCTGCGCGCCGCCCTGAAGGACCGCCGCGAAGAGATGCCCCACGCCCTCGATGGGCGGCTAATGACGTTGCAGGGGCGCAGCCTGACGCATCTTTTCGCCGAAGAGGGCGATTACATCCAGAATCTGCAGCGCAGCCGCCGCGCCTTCTACGAAGAGGGGCATCTGCGCAAGATCGAACGCCTGCTGCCCACGCGCCGCCGCCGTTTCGTCGATGTCGGGGCGCATACCGGCAACCATACGCTGTTCTTTCTGAACGAGGCCGGGTTCGAGACGGCGACGGTGTTCGAACCCATGCCACGCACGCGCAAGAGCCTCTTGCTGAACCTGTCGATCAACGGGCTGCGGGACCGGGTGGATCTGCGCCACTGCGATCACGCGCTTGGCCGGGCGGCGGGGCGCGGCCGCGCGGTTTTCAACGCCGCGAATTGGGGCGCCTCCAGCGTGGTCCCGCTGGAGGATGGCGCGGCGGAAGGTTTGCCCATCGTCAGCTTGGACAGCATCGCGCCCGGCGATCCGGTCGATCTGGTGAAGATAGATCTGCGCTCCGTCCTTGCGGTGCTGGAGGGGATGGAGGCCCTTCTGGCGCGCGATCGCCCCTCGCTTTTGCTGACCGTCTGGGAGGATGAGCGGGACGCCGTGCGGGATCGGCTGGAGCCGACGCACGAGATCGCCTACACCGAGCAGCAATATCCCCGGCAGACGCTGATGCTGCTACGGCCCCGCAGCTGAATCCGGGACGCGACATGCAGGAAGGAGGGGGCGATGCCGACCCTGAACGACGTCTATGAAGCGCGCATCGCCGCCGGAAGTCTGAAACCGGACGCGGCCCAGCGAGCGGTCCTGCCCGAACTGGAGCGGATCCGCCTCGCGCTGGAGGCGGCGCCCGCCCCGGCCAAACGCGGCTTCCTTTCTCGCTTTTCCCGGCATTCCGCGCCCGATCCGGTGCGGGGCCTCTATCTTTGGGGCGGTGTCGGGCGCGGCAAATCCATGCTGATGGATCTGTTCATCGACGCGGTGGAGATTCCCGCCAAACGGCGCGTCCATTTCCATGCCTTCATGCAGGAGGTGCATCACGGCATGCACGAAGCGCGCAAGCGCGGGGTGGAGGATGCCATCGCCCCCGTCGCCGAGGACATCGCCAGCCGTCTGCGCCTTTTGGCCTTCGACGAGATGCAGATCACCGACATCACCGATGCCATGATCGTCGGCCGCCTGTTCCAAAAGCTGTTCGAGGATGGGGTGACGATCGTCACCACCTCCAACCGCGCGCCGGACGATCTGTACAAGAACGGGCTCAATCGGCAGCTGTTCCTGCCGTTCATCGCGCTGCTGAAGGAACGTCTGGTGGTCACCCCGCTCGACAGTCCGAACGATTACCGGCAGGACCGGCTTCAGGGCAGTCCCGTCTATTTCCACCCCGCCGAAGGGGCCGGGCCGGAACTGGACGCGATCTGGAACGACCTGACCGGAGGCGCCGCCGGAGAGCCGCTCTCCCTGACCGTCAATGGCCGCGATGTGGTGATCCCGCGCTTTGCCAATGGCGTCGGCCGGGCCAGCTTTGCCGACCTATGCGCCCGCCCGCTGGGAC
This DNA window, taken from Falsirhodobacter algicola, encodes the following:
- a CDS encoding metallophosphoesterase produces the protein MHIYAIGDIHGQIDLLHGAHALIARDAAEHGTAPVVHIGDLVDRGPDSAGVIEHLRQGIARGEPWVVLKGNHDRLFSRFLEDPGWHDPGLRPDYGYLHPKIGGAATLASYGVRSPADRPIRDVHADAVAAVPQAHRDFLESCPVSFRRPGLYFCHAGIRPTAPLSAQSEQDLCWIRKGFLDVAEPFEALIVHGHTAIDHATHYDNRVNIDSSAAYGGPLSAVVIEGTEAFLLTESGRKPIPAEAPGTH
- a CDS encoding TspO/MBR family protein — its product is MRSLIIHLLFIAIVTGIGMFMGTHWPPGEWYAGLQKPFFTPPDAWFPVVWTALYIIIGFVGARILVTGGPGVLWLLQMVLNFAWTPVFFGAHNMPVGLGLLAALWITIIAFIGRAWASDKIASLLFVPYALWITVALGLNGALILLN
- a CDS encoding ammonium transporter, whose protein sequence is MKHFTKIAGLAALAAVAALPALAQDAAVVADAPPAEVPTDVAFILNTLLFLIGGFLVFWMAAGFAMLEAGLVRSKNVAMQCLKNVALFSIACTMYYLIGYNLMYPLGSWTIGSDETGGYLGAFSVAVLEAVGVTADAVDDYSYASTGSDFFFQVMFCATTASIVSGTLAERIRLWPFLAFTVVLTALIYPIQASWKWGGGFLDAAGFLDFAGSTVVHSVGGWAALAGALILGPRLGKYRDGRVVAFPGSNLTLATLGTFILWLGWFGFNGASQLAMGTIADVADISRVFVNTNSAAAGGSIAALILTQLVYKKADLTMVLNGALAGLVSITAEPLTPTIGGALLIGAVGGVLVVLTVPLLDKLKIDDVVGAIPVHLVCGIWGTLAVVLSNPDATLGAQLMGIIVVGIFVFVVSAVVWLILKAVMGLRASAEEETLGFDKAELGLEAYPEFTKL
- a CDS encoding P-II family nitrogen regulator, which encodes MKLIIAAIKPFKLEEVREALTTIGVRGMMVTEIKGFGSQSGHTEIYRGAEYAVNFVPKVRLEIVVPDALAEPVVETIRSTARTDKIGDGKIFVLDVGHAVRVRTGEINDDAL
- a CDS encoding transglycosylase domain-containing protein, whose translation is MSGSGKRPLVAERRYAQASGGRRGGGAGSGGGGPRKPSPPRKPRSPKRRRNPIVALFAGLFGLIGRVIWGVTWRGALAVALILGAATLYFASTLPDVSKLLDARVKGSVTMQDVNGDTFAWRGETYGGTLRAADASENLRNAVVATEDRRFYRHFGVSPRGIASAIAINVRAGRGPFEGNGGSTITQQVAKLLCLGVEYDSSVWKSEADYESDCRTTTLWRKIKEVPYALALEAKYSKSDILTIYFNRVYLGAGARGFEAASQRYFGKSAADVSPAEAAMLAGLLRAPSYYAPTNNLQRAIDRANVIVGLMEEQHYLTHAQAEDAIAHPAALSPAASSRSGGAFADWVMESGPDFLTRDTTEDVVIRTTLDQRIQAATEAAVTKVFKEKVSSGSKAQTAVIVMSADGAVRGMVGGRTVEPQGSFNRATQALRQTGSAFKPFVYAAAMDEGFSPADFVEDTPLTLNIPGSGPWTPSNYERNFQGIVTLTQALANSLNIPAVRVSEAMGRENVIRVAQGFGIHSNLVNSPSLALGVSEATLLEMTGAYAGILNGGQSVHPYGVLDLRLQGDDRPLMSGAQGGMGERVISDRAAQLLTYMMTQVVENGTGRRARLSGHEAAGKTGTTSAARDAWFIGFTADYVTGVWMGYDDNTPLTGVTGGGLPAEIWHEVMTRVEDGLPSTPLRKIIPEPRVPPSQPTNRPVTDENGNPLPESQDPQLARPQDDSPNMAERILNDVRRAFGG